The genomic window CAACAAAGCCATATGCAGCTGAAGGTTAATCGGAACTTGTTATGGGCCACTCCTGTTCAGGCCAGCTAAACTCAACttcttcagcctttctttgtagatGAAGCTTTCAAGCCCCCCTGTGACTGTTGCTATACTCTGTCTGTCTGTAGATACCCTATGTTTTTGAAAGTAGAGAGACTAAATACCATCTGTGCCTGAACTGggcccttcctttctttttgaactCGTTTCTCAATCTTGTTTGAAGATGACTTCAaactctgagtctgttttttgGAGACTCAGAGTTGTTTGGAGACTTgcagttgttttcatttctctggaACCTTCAGGTTTAACAAATGGACTGCTTTCTCAGTCTTCAGTCCCACATCTCCTGTCCTTTCAGTTAAGCACTGGGTATGTCAGGTAATGGTTTTGAAGCCATATCCTGTCACGTCATCTGCATCCTAATTCCTTCTAATGAGAGCGACATTCTCACACATACTGTTCCTTATGTCTCTACAAGTTCTATCACAAAAGGATTTACAATTAATTAGAAATAAGGATGACATTCTTACCAAAGTGCAAATGTAATAATTTGCAAGTAAACTCTACGTTACATTTGAAGTAAGCCCGTTGTTAcccctccattttttttcccttctccaaaaatgcttgaaaagctGATGTGTATTGAATACTTTTGCAGCATATCTGCATTCAGTTTCGTAAAAGATAAACTAAGCCTGCCCTACACTTGTTTTCAGCCTTTGTAGTACGTTGATTTCGTGaaggtttgctcagctgcagagagaaTGGGAGGTGCTGAACAGTAACTGGAAATAACATGCAATACATAAAGACCTTCCAGAACACAACTTCTTTAACCATTTCAACTGTATTCcatttttgaaatgtgtgtgtatatatatatactgaaaaTAGCAATTCTCAGTCAGCCAAGACACAGAAGGTACCCAGAGTCtagataaaatacatttcatataaatacattcatggtttaaaagaaaatcatacaACTTGCTGACAGGTCCAAGTGCAAGTAACTTCCTTACACATTTAAACACTTCTGTGATGCTAACAGGCTGTCTAACCATTATTTAACAACGACTGATTTTAACCATGGAAAAGTTGGTGACATAGGTCCAGGACTGAGTCACTTGAAAAGGTGCTAATGATACAGAAAGTAATTCTGTTGTCATAAACCGATGTATGTGTCTTTATATATATGCTCTGTATTCTAATATTCTTAATGTAATTAGGAATATTAGAAAAGCTGGTTTTTGGTTCCTTTTGGTGACTGTTCTAATTCCATGCACAACTAGGTGCAGGAAGGTCTGTGTACTAGATCTGCtgtttccctttccccctcagGGTTCTTGGAAGATGGACTGGCAGTGTTCTGGACTGGCCAGAGAAGCTAAGCATGGGGAACTTTCAAGTTGGTCCCAAGGAAAAGGGGCAGTTTGGTTGACCAGTATGTAGCCATGATGTATTTTAGCCAAAAGCTGTTtgagctggaggaaaaaaaaatacacatacatgcgagaaaataaaaacttgccCTGAAATTGCAAGCTAGTACGTTAAAGGGCAGCATCGTACAAaatcttttactttctgtacagtgacaataacaaataattttcctttttaaccaTCATATACACAACACATTATGAATAGAAGAAAtctataaatactttaaaattaatttgtcatATATAGCAGTTGAGCCACACCTGTACAAAATGTATGCAACATATATAAAATGATTAAGAAAAGTGCAAAGTAGAACAGTATCAAGAGCCTCCACTTTTTACAGCATTTACGGTTCAAGTGTAAAGAGCTAGCAGGGATGCAGGAGCTCAGGTACTAACAAGTCAAAAGAGACACAGTACAGGATGCTGCACACAAAATGATAAACTATTATTAAGTTATAACATCTCACTTCAGCACATCTACAATTTCCAGttaataaaagaacatttttataagGAATCTCTATGTAGAGTGATTTGTCCCTGTTAACAAGTCccttaaaacaaagatttccCCAGCCACTGCGTACTTTCccataagtaaaataaaactatgtGGAGAAACTACTGTTGTTTCCTGGTTGTCTTGTTTTGGTTACCATATTGTAAAAGGTGAACAGAAATACCTTTCTGTAACATAGATATTTATATTCTGATCCTGTAAATTACACAGAGATAACTTGTACCATTACTCACATCTATGTGAAGGTCCAGAGGATCAGGCcccctcaaaaataaaatcaactgaGTTTCAAATCTTAGAGACAACTGCCCATCAATTTCATCATTTGCCAGTCAGGATGCAAGTTTTGCATTCTGCATTCGGCTGATGTTTTCTCATCAGAACCTCCTGCAGTAAGGcaagtctttgttttttgtttttaaatgctgtatgTCCTAATGTGAAAGCTCTGCTTGAATTAAAACGTGGTGGCAAGTAAAAGATGTATTTGGTGAGCTGAAATTTGAAATAGTTGATTCAATGGTCTTGAGCAAAACTTTCAAATAACTTGTTTTTAGAAGGCTTTTCAGTTCACCTTTATTTCAATAAGTatactttgtattttcttttaggCACTGTAAATACTGAAGATAACTGAGGTGCAGAAGAATCCATCCATTCTCAAGCAGTACATTACTAGTGGTCTCTAGCAAGTTCTTGACCCatgttgttttcttatttttattttaaatggagaCAGTTAAgctttaaatacacattttgtcCCCACTAAGTATCTTACTATGATAGAATCatcaaaattatattaatgtttCTCTTTGAAATGTACATCAGACTTCACAGTCAATTAGGGAGAAATTGCAAGCAGTCTGAATATGCTAGAGAAACAATAAGAATAACATTATCTGTCCATACTGCTTCACATAATTATGTCTGTCTCAAAACTGGAAATGATGACATGAAACTGAAGCACATTAAGGTTTTCTGCTAGTAATTATGAATTTGGAGTCTAAGATCTTTGCTCTCATTAGAGATTATAAGAAACATTCATCCATTTGGTGTATTTTCTGGATCCATGTGATACCTACTCTATACAAAGACGTCCAAAATCAAGGCATGAGAAGGAACCTTCTGCACAACCGTCTAGTCAACAGAACTTGTTTATTTGCCTCCATACATTCTTTCAATGTCATTGAGGTAATGGTTCTTCAGTTCTTTCCGTTTCAACTTGAAAGCATCTGTTACTAACCCAGTCTCTGGGGTCCATGGTTCAGGGCTTAATCGTACTTTGATGGGTATTTCAAACCTTTCTAATTTCACTGCAGggacaagaagaaacaaaagcgTAACGTTGTCAAATGGAACATTCACTCTACCTAAAAACTTAGGCAAGCACTCTAAAACTTGTGTAATATGGTGTCCTATTGATGGAGTAACCTTAAAGAAGGTACACAAGCAAACTTAATTGTGTACCAAAGCTCAGTGCTGATTACTGTACAAATATCCTAATAACTTACTGTATTTAGCTTGTATTGGATCTGAGAGTGTAAAAATCTAAAGCTTGCAACAAAGGAGTTTGTAGCCTGAAGATCTGACTACTGTCACAAGAGAATATGCTGAGTTAGATCACTATCATAGGAACACAGTAATAACTGTATTAACTCAGGTTGGTTAGATGTACTGCATATTTACTTCTATACCTTCTGTGCTTGAGCAATTCTTCCCCatacttttatttcctaaaagaTTGTTTAGGGTTCAAAATGAAGGGgcttctctgtatttttgtcACAGTAGTCACTTACTCTCCCTTCAAGCTGGAACCAGACGCTTGGTGCACGCACACAGCATCATTACAACAAGCTGCTCCTATCTCTTGCCCAGGTTGAAGAGGGGTGAGTaagggaggaggtggggagctgCTACAGTGCCTGCCCTGCATCAGGAACAGGGTAGGGAGCTGCTGCATGTGCACTGCTTGATGGGCTTTGGTACCAGGTTCTGCGTGTAGGCCTGCAAGAGGACCCACTCAGTCTTGTAGCTGAATTTCTAGGACAACTtgtggcagcacagcctctAGGTGGCAGCAAATACAGGGCAGTTGGGATGTCTGTTCTCTGGAGCTCTGTCTTCTGAACTTCAAACAGGTATCGGAAGGTACTGTTTCATCCTACTTAGTTACATGCCTGCTCATGATGAAGGTGCATTATGTTCTGCTAAAAGTCAGGATTGTCTCTGAAgtacttttggaaaaaaatactgtctagaaagtaaaaaatgtatAAGCAGAGACTTTGAATAACAAATCTATATGAAGAATAATTACCTAGTTCATGATGGAATAACATTAGCATGTTTAAGCTCAAGTCATAGATCTACAAATTGATGAGGCTTTTGATCATTCACTTGCACTGTAGCAAGGAATAGTAGGCTTTAAGCCAATACAAACATAAGGGTCATGGTGGTTCAAAGCTGTAGGACACACAGTTGCAGAGAAAAAAGCTTAGAGATCTTGTTTAGCTAATTTTCTTACCAGCAAGTGTCTTGTAACGTTCCCTCCAAACTGACAGCCCCTTAGGTTCTTACTTTAACTGCATTAAATAAGCAACCTGTCTATAGACAGGttaatttagaaattaatttttaaaagtctctattttcttgaggggaaaaaaaaaagtagtgaatTCCTGGCATAACAGGGATGAATTTGATGTGGTGTTTGTCTGTGATAAAACTCTTCTAAGTTTTGGTAAAGGCAGAATCAAcaggcagaaggaagagaagttaGTAAGGATAGCTGAAAACTTCTGCTGGACAAGCACCATGAGATGGCTAACACACTATGCCACTTTACTTACTCTTGTCTGCCACTTCTTTAATTTCTCGCAGTATTTCAGCTTCCATTGCAGGATTGTTACAAATATCTACCCAGGTTCCACTTATACCTTTCTGCTCAGCTAACGCAGTCAGCTTCTTCTGATTAGGAACCACAAAACTGATCACGTAAGACTGGTCACTACCACAGGATggcaagagaaggaaggaaaaaaagattaaaacagtTGAAAGCTTCCATTTCAAGGAGTAAAACGCTTACTTGATGTTATATACACAGATCCACAGTGCTTTTTGAAATGCACTTATTCCCCCATACAGAGTTTTTCTTGTATGTTAGGTTTTCACAACTTCTGACCATCAAAGGTCAGGTTCTAAGTTAAGTGGTTAAGTTTGATCAGTATCATACTTAATGTGCAAAATTATAGCATAATTTAGCTTCCCAACTGCATCTGGTGCTTAAGTAGTTCTCTGCAGTTTCCCTTCATGTAGTATGTATAAGCAGGTGGAAGGAGGCACCCAGGCTATTTCCAAAACTCAGAGAGCTTTAGATCAGGTGCAAAATGTCCAATTAACTTTCCTCTGTTATTCTGACAGAAGGCCAAAGTACATGCTAAACTATACCTgtttggggaggagaagggatgAAGCTGAAATGAATTACAAGAGGAGAAATGCCAACAGAAAAGCCCAGTTCGGGGGAATCTGGGAGCCTGTGCTACTTCAGAGATGCTCTTTATAGCTCACACTTGTTTCCATGTTTTCCacttttcagtggaaaacatgGAAAACTGTCGTATATCAATAGAAAAGTATATCAAAGGGTCAGAGCTTGCATTTCATGTTTACCCTAAATTACCTTTAAACAGTAAAACTAGTCTTACCTTTTGGCATAAGCACAGATATTGTCAATCAACGAACAGTTCTTCAGAGCTGCCTCTACTTTGCCCAGAGACACATATTCTCCTGCTTGTAGCTTTACCAAGTCTTTTTTACGATCTAGGAGttgaagggaaagaaggagaaaaaaaaacgtACTCCATTTAAACTTCTGCACTTCCACACTCATTTTCAATGCCACTACATATGTATTCTGTGCCATGCCATGTAAAGGTGTATTAAAAGGAGTTAAAGCATTTTACTCAAATTATAAAAAGGCTAATGCCATAAACGTATTCTGGAAACTTTATAAAGGCTTCTGTAAAGAAGTTTAGGTAGCACTACACCTGTCGCAAAACATGTATGGAAGTTATGGAGATTGTGATTTCAAAGCTTTGCAATGAATACCAAAATATTAATCTTACATTTACTCATCAAAGCTTGTGTGCTGAATTTAAATAGTACTAGCATTATATGAAACAACACCACTTCCAAAATGTTCTTATAATTGTGGAGACTTCTGGGAATGTGTTTTATAGTGTGATTTTGCAAGCAGGTAACCTTGAGTAAGATAAGGCCTGTCAAAGCCAACAGGATTAATAACATGCTTACAATTCTGTTCAGTCAAGACCTTGCAGTAGATTAAGAGAGCAAAAAGTGAGGCCAACCTATGATCTGCAGACACCCATCTGGATGAAATTCTCCTATATCTCCAGTACAAAACCACCTCTGACCGTTCTCATCAATGGAGAaatcttctgttgttttctcttcatttttaaaatagcccATTGAGACATTAGGTCCACCAATTATTATTTCTCCTCTAGGGTTAGGCTTGTCTCTATTAGTATAGCcccctggaaagaaaacagaaatccgCACACTATTATTTTCAGGTCATGTATTCTACTgccaacaaaatgttttgaaacttCAGGTTAAAGCATGCACACAGAATAACAGCTACTATCAAAGGTTAAGAGCAGTTACTTCATATGCGATACCTAGCCAAGCAGATAGGCAAGGAAAATAGCTAAGCAGCGATTAAATTAGTTGCTCTGAAGTCAAAACACTTAATGCTCACCTTCTTGCCAGTCTCTCAGTCTTATTTCACAGCAAATAAGAGGAGCTCCAACTCTGCCAGTGCTATAATCAGCAacttagggaaaaaacaaggaagaacacaaagattttttcaTGTTGAAATATAAACTCAAACCATAGATAGGAAGACAGCTTAACTGCAATAAAGTAACTTGAGATAAGAGCTACCGCTATTCTGACTTTaccttaataaataaataaataaatacatatataatgtaTTCCCAGAATTGTTTAACTACCTTCTGTAATTGTTCCTGCTCCACATGTTTCTGTTAATCCATAGCCTTGACCAACAGGACAGCAAAAACAGATGTTCATGAATCTTTGTGTTTGAGGCGAAAGTGGTGCTCCCCCAGAAAGCATCATGCGGACATTCCCTCCTAGTAGTGCCTTGACTTTCTTAAACAACAGCcttgaagggaaggaaaaagtatttaagGATCATTCATTCACATCacttttataaaagaaataagagacAATCCTTCTTCCTACCTGAAACaccttaaaaataacttaatcaTTCATGGACATTAGTGGACAGCAGGGGTAATCAAAAACCTTACCTCCTGTGTAACACTTGAAGATGGCAGAATTCCTATACGCTACCCAAATAGACATTAGATtctatcaattaaaaaaaaggaaatccaaTGAATGGATTTACCTAGTCACCTGTTCTGAACATTAGTCCTTctgaggctggagagcagccctgcagaaaggacCCTGGGCATTCTGAATGCGAGGCCTcagcgtgccctggcagccatGGGGGCCACCCCTACCTGGAGTGCCTCAAGCACGGCCTGGCTAGCTGGGCGAGGGCAGGGATCATCTGGGgcagcctcacctccagcacCGTGTGCACGTTTGGGCAATGCAAcatcagaaggaaataaagctaTTAGACGGCATCTAAAGGAGGGCTAGGATAGGGTCTGAttcctgtgtggagccaagggttggacttgatgatccccgtgggtcccttccaacccaggatattctgtgattgcCAGTAAATGTCTCCTCCCTGTCTCCTGTAAGAACctgaattatttcagtttaGTTATTAGATCATATTTGCATGTTGCAATAGAATTCTTACATCAGATAGTTCAGATGATTATTCTTTTAGACTGTTAATGAGTCACAATGAAAAAAGTACGGTTTGACCATGATCGATACTTACATGTTGCACAGAGGTGCATCATATCCCCTTTTGATTTGTTCTAATTTGTAGTCATAGCCTATCTTGAACAGAGTTCTCTGAATGTAGTTCATCTCTTGAACTTTGctcataacatttttataaattcgGTCCATTATTTCCTACAGTGTTCAAAAGAGCAAGGAAGATTACCACATAGACTACTATTTGCAATTTTCATGCTacaaataatgattaaaaaaaaaccacaattaCTCTTCATTTTAAACAGGTAGTACAGCAAGAATGAAAATACCTGCATCATTGTTTAAGCAGTGCTTAACTCTAATGTTTCTAATGTGTGATCAGTCAGTCAATTTATAGACCACTGGCTTGGAGCTGTTTTAAATGGGTGGGATGAAGTGTTGAAAACGCAGTACAAAAAGCAGTGACTTATCCTCACTTTTCTCCACTTGCTTAGATCTCCTCAAAACAGTATCACTTAAGAGGAAGAACCCTCACGCTGTAGTTTACAGCTTATTTTAGCAAACTTGCCTTGAATGAGGTATACATATAAGTTAAGGGCAAGTGAGTGAGTAGCCACTGTGGATCTTCAGACATACTGCAGTAATTCATAGTTCCTTTTCTGCAAACTGCTTTCTAAACCTcggatttcatttaaaatacttccCACCCCTTGTTCTAAAGATGTCTTCTCTGTCACCCCAGCAACATATCTTGGGTAATGTCATAATGTAATAATGTAAACAATGAAACAGCAAGTTTTACCAAGAACACCTTAATCTGTACCCAAAGCATGACAAACTGATTTACAAAACCTTGACTTCAAGTTTAGCTAAATCTCTCTGCTTAAGCTTTGTATATGCCATGGAAGATGAATCATGCCTAGGAGTCCTGAAGCTGTGCTTTATTCATGGCAACTGGTAAGCACAAGGGAATGAAgtaagaaatttcatttcatcaCTTCCTTTTCCAAGAGAATTTCCAAAAGCCAGATaggtattttaaattcattacCAGAATTCATGGCAACTTTTTGGAAATACTGCAATGGCGTGACAAGGTATGCAGCATCATAAAGGCCAGAACAACCAACTAACAGCTATTGCAACATTCTGACTCAATTCAATACTTAGGAATATTTGTGCCTCTGGATTCtgttataattttcttttttgttccttaTGCATTCTAATTACTGGTGATGTTATCATATTTTGATGATAAAAACAAGACAATACAGCTGggaatcaaaatatttctcaggcAATGTTAGTTGTGTTCCTACTAGGACTTTCTGAAGGGGTTTCCTCTCTACTATAAATTGTTGGAGTCTAGATCCTTTATGATAGTAAGTCTCTGGAATCAAGACATTTAGGCAGGGTTCAGCACTATCACTGTTAGCATTTCACAGGTCTGCAGTTAATTCACACGAACTTGTcagcatgtttattttgtttgcttttctggcCCATACACTTTTTTACATTCCTTCCAAAAAGGgattatgtttatattttaaatttacactTTTTACTAGCAGTCTAACAGTTCAGTTTtccctaaaaaataaatttaaatggcTATTTTACAAAAAAGTTGAGGCTCTAAGTGATTCATTTTCACTCCGTGAATTACTAAGAAAAAGATGTAACCTAtgtatattattaatattttaaaaatagcaagtaAGTAATTGATTCTAAAACTTTTGGCTACTCACAAAAGACTCTGCAGAACAACCAAATCCATGATCAATCAAAACTCCATGTTCCTAACTAAGACCAAATCCTCCTCCCCCAACCCCACCTGCCAGTGCGGCAGAAGCTAATGCTACTGGCTTTCTGAGCTACAGCTGTGATATAACCATAAAAGAGGGAAATGTGTCTTCAGGGCACACATGGAAGCtttttgcagcagaaagaagaaaatatttgtggggtgtattttttttgtttgtttgtttggttggttggttgtggttttttttgatAGCACCAAGACCTTTGGGAATAGAGAAGCTTGGTCACCTAAAGGCTGCAGATACAACAGTTGCAGTCTCTggatcatttttttcttatatgaGGAGACTAAACAGGGGCCTGCTTACACTGAGAACAGCATGAGACTTTGCTTGCAGGCAAAGCAGCTAAAAGCAAGCACCCTGACAGCTGCAACAGCAGAGCTTAACTTGCCAAATTGTGTATCTCTGCCAAAAGCTGGTCTGTTTAAAGCCTCAATCTTTGACAAATCCATGCTGCTCTCTCCTTGTGCAAAAGGAACTTTCAGACTGGGAATGCCAAAGACCTTCTGTGGCCTGTTGTTGCTTCAATAAGCCCAGTAAAACATCACTTGAAAAACTactaaaaaaacatttccagttttGGATCAAAAAAGGTCTTGGCCTAAACATACGTATATTCTTGTGCTCGTCTGCAGTTCTCCAACTCAGGCAATGCCAACTGGGATTTCTATATTCTACTTCCTTGcgttacacacacaaaaaaggaaaaaaaccttgGTAGACAGGCATGCTAACATGAACAAGGCAGAAGGCACCATTTTTGCTAAACATACATGCGTCTGCATACTTACAGGCACAGCTGCCATCAGTGTAGGCTTAAGTACAGTACAGTctcctttgcttcctttcttaATTTTACTTGACTGTAATAAggagaaaatgttaatttatgaAGCTGAAAACCAGGCAGCTCttcaaagaaagacaaaaacgGAGGGAGACACGGTAATGTAATTTGTTTATATCTCTTCCCCTTTCACTCCATATAACATTTCCTGCTTAAAATGTATATTGTTTTCCATCATGATTGGAAAAAGTACTGATTAACAGCGATTTCAACCAAAATATCAAATGTTTTACAAGTCCAACTGGGTAAAGCAAGTCCACCTTGtataactttttcttctgtttcctcccTCTTGTTCTTGCACTCTCCTCCATTTAACTCCAGGAGTGTTTTGTGGTGTGGTGTGCTATTGTTGTTGGTttgtgtgttgatttttttggttggttgttttttgtctaAAACAGTCTCTATATGAGCAAAATGTGCggaagctttattttctagCTTAATTTGCTCTTATTTATCTTAATTGGTAAATGGAATAAGGCAAAAAGCTAAATAGAAGAGTTATGATAATGGGGTAAAAAACTGATAAGACTGAAAACTGATAAGACTGAAATCACTTTAAGCAGCCTTATGTTCAGTTAGTATATTAATAGCCGTTCATATCCTGATATTCCAATAGATAATGCTACATTTATTAGGCTTTTAGGTTTCTTAAGtatcaaaaaagcaaaagtttaaATAAACGTTTATATGGTGTGACCTGCAGCTCTAGTTCTACCAGGAATGTTAATTTgcatcattttctgaaaaaaaaaaaaaattcggAAGTATACCGTATACATCAACATTTCTTTACTGGAAGAGAATAGCTAATCAAGAAGGATGTAGACTGTGAAAGCTTAactttgcttttgccttttcccctcctcaccTGATCCGATAGTGTAAGTGGAGAGGAATATCCAATCCTGCAGCCGTAAGTGATGCAAGAAATTTCTGCTGTCAATTCCAATACATGGGCCAGGGGCAAATAACCAATGTAAGTATCCTTCGGTCTAGTAAAGGAAAGGATTATCTAATTAACAGTGATGCACAAATGGACTGAAAATACTGCGTAATTGTTTTATGCTGTAtttaggtttgttttgttgtttttttaaacttggaTCACAAGTgaggctttttcttctgtatgcaAGAAAGGTgtgattttaaaacagtttaacaACTAAATTGGTAAAGTCCTACCTTAGTGAAATCAGTATGGATTACAGGGTCTGCCTTGTTTTCTAGGAAACGCAAAGTTTCCTTAGTGCTGCTCCATTGCCATTTCTCCTTGTGGGAGGTTTCATTCCCAGTACCAAATCAAGAatgaaatcagtattttaaaagaatcacCAATGATTTACAGATCCTTATGTCATAGCATCtccttctaaaataaattagtgAAGAGCTGATCACTGACTTACAGAGGCTTATTTCAGGAAATGCAGAGATTTCTCAGGAAGAACCTTAGAGCTGTTACTTTACAGAAGCTTTCAGCATCAGG from Aythya fuligula isolate bAytFul2 chromosome 13, bAytFul2.pri, whole genome shotgun sequence includes these protein-coding regions:
- the ACSL4 gene encoding long-chain-fatty-acid--CoA ligase 4 isoform X1, whose amino-acid sequence is MKLRLEVCTILLLPVYLLISVYSMLVFIPWYFLTNAKKKKAMAKRLKAKPISDKPGSPYRSVTHLDSLANINIPGADTLDKLFDHALAKFGKKDCLGTREILSEENEMQPNGKVFKKLILGNYRWLSYEEVNQKVSRLGSGLTALGLTPKSTVVIFCETRAEWMVAALACFKYNFPLVTLYATLGEEAVTYGLNECGASYLITSAELLESKLKAALPQVSCLKHIIYVDNKTINKSEYPENVEIHSMQTVEELGAKPENSSIPPSRPVPTDLALVMYTSGSTGRPKGVMMQHKNLIAGMTGQCERIPGLGPKDTYIGYLPLAHVLELTAEISCITYGCRIGYSSPLTLSDQSSKIKKGSKGDCTVLKPTLMAAVPEIMDRIYKNVMSKVQEMNYIQRTLFKIGYDYKLEQIKRGYDAPLCNMLLFKKVKALLGGNVRMMLSGGAPLSPQTQRFMNICFCCPVGQGYGLTETCGAGTITEVADYSTGRVGAPLICCEIRLRDWQEGGYTNRDKPNPRGEIIIGGPNVSMGYFKNEEKTTEDFSIDENGQRWFCTGDIGEFHPDGCLQIIDRKKDLVKLQAGEYVSLGKVEAALKNCSLIDNICAYAKSDQSYVISFVVPNQKKLTALAEQKGISGTWVDICNNPAMEAEILREIKEVADKMKLERFEIPIKVRLSPEPWTPETGLVTDAFKLKRKELKNHYLNDIERMYGGK
- the ACSL4 gene encoding long-chain-fatty-acid--CoA ligase 4 isoform X2, whose product is MAKRLKAKPISDKPGSPYRSVTHLDSLANINIPGADTLDKLFDHALAKFGKKDCLGTREILSEENEMQPNGKVFKKLILGNYRWLSYEEVNQKVSRLGSGLTALGLTPKSTVVIFCETRAEWMVAALACFKYNFPLVTLYATLGEEAVTYGLNECGASYLITSAELLESKLKAALPQVSCLKHIIYVDNKTINKSEYPENVEIHSMQTVEELGAKPENSSIPPSRPVPTDLALVMYTSGSTGRPKGVMMQHKNLIAGMTGQCERIPGLGPKDTYIGYLPLAHVLELTAEISCITYGCRIGYSSPLTLSDQSSKIKKGSKGDCTVLKPTLMAAVPEIMDRIYKNVMSKVQEMNYIQRTLFKIGYDYKLEQIKRGYDAPLCNMLLFKKVKALLGGNVRMMLSGGAPLSPQTQRFMNICFCCPVGQGYGLTETCGAGTITEVADYSTGRVGAPLICCEIRLRDWQEGGYTNRDKPNPRGEIIIGGPNVSMGYFKNEEKTTEDFSIDENGQRWFCTGDIGEFHPDGCLQIIDRKKDLVKLQAGEYVSLGKVEAALKNCSLIDNICAYAKSDQSYVISFVVPNQKKLTALAEQKGISGTWVDICNNPAMEAEILREIKEVADKMKLERFEIPIKVRLSPEPWTPETGLVTDAFKLKRKELKNHYLNDIERMYGGK